A region of Solibacillus isronensis DNA encodes the following proteins:
- a CDS encoding cobyric acid synthase, giving the protein MIQGTSSDVGKSVLCTALCRILVNDGYRVAPFKSQNMALNSYITKDGGEIGRAQGVQAEAAKIDATTDMNPILLKPKGDMVSEVILHGKHFANMNAVSYREQFVEEVMPEVRTSLERLSENYDVLVLEGAGSPAEINLKSRDIANMRMAHETDASVILVADIERGGVFASLVGTLMLLDDVERARVKGIIINKFRGMKELLTNGIEWLEEYTGIPVLGVIPYFDVQIEAEDSMALSSLRLKKPQQHEFAIDVAVIRFPRISNFTDIDPLFEEPGVGVRFVTNLSDLKNPDVIILPGTKNTVEDFLWLQQTGLMQGILQLAHQHVRIIGICGGYQMLGEMIFDEQAVESTGGTYLTLGLLPIETTFIDRKQTLQVSGRSCTGHEIEGYEIHLGRSVATKPLKPFIQFYDGRTDGVYTEQVFGTYVHGIFQNRSFTRDYFNVIRMQKGIEPISGDVLSDFERREQAYEMLDRHVREHLDMEKIYSFISETTVEKR; this is encoded by the coding sequence ATGATTCAGGGCACCTCATCCGATGTGGGGAAAAGTGTACTATGTACAGCACTATGTCGCATTTTAGTTAATGACGGTTACCGGGTTGCGCCGTTTAAATCTCAAAATATGGCACTTAATTCGTATATTACGAAAGACGGTGGAGAGATTGGACGTGCACAAGGGGTTCAGGCGGAAGCTGCAAAAATTGACGCAACAACGGATATGAATCCGATTTTACTGAAGCCAAAAGGGGATATGGTATCAGAAGTGATTCTGCATGGTAAACATTTTGCAAATATGAATGCGGTCAGTTATCGTGAACAATTTGTAGAAGAGGTCATGCCTGAAGTTCGTACATCACTTGAACGTTTATCGGAGAACTATGATGTTCTTGTTTTGGAAGGTGCGGGAAGTCCCGCGGAAATTAATTTGAAAAGCCGTGATATTGCCAATATGCGAATGGCTCATGAAACCGATGCGTCTGTTATTTTAGTTGCCGACATTGAACGGGGCGGTGTTTTTGCATCACTTGTCGGAACGCTGATGTTATTGGACGATGTGGAAAGAGCACGTGTCAAAGGAATCATTATCAATAAATTTCGTGGCATGAAAGAACTGCTGACAAATGGAATCGAGTGGCTGGAAGAGTATACAGGGATTCCTGTACTTGGCGTTATTCCTTATTTTGATGTTCAAATTGAGGCTGAAGATTCTATGGCGCTATCCAGCCTGCGCTTGAAAAAGCCACAGCAGCATGAATTTGCGATTGATGTCGCTGTCATCCGGTTTCCACGCATCTCCAATTTTACCGATATAGATCCTTTGTTTGAAGAACCGGGGGTAGGTGTGCGCTTTGTTACCAACCTAAGCGATTTAAAAAATCCGGATGTCATAATTTTACCGGGAACTAAAAATACGGTGGAAGATTTTTTATGGCTGCAGCAAACCGGGTTGATGCAAGGAATTTTACAGTTAGCGCATCAACATGTCCGTATTATCGGTATATGTGGAGGTTACCAGATGCTCGGTGAAATGATTTTTGATGAGCAGGCGGTTGAAAGCACTGGCGGAACGTACTTGACTTTAGGTCTGCTGCCGATTGAAACAACATTTATCGATCGTAAGCAAACACTTCAAGTTTCCGGAAGAAGCTGTACAGGTCATGAGATTGAAGGTTATGAAATCCATTTAGGTCGCAGTGTAGCAACGAAACCGTTGAAGCCTTTCATCCAATTTTATGACGGTCGGACAGATGGTGTCTATACGGAGCAAGTATTTGGTACATATGTACACGGGATTTTCCAAAATCGCTCATTCACACGTGATTATTTTAATGTAATCCGTATGCAAAAAGGGATCGAACCCATTTCAGGAGATGTCTTATCCGATTTTGAACGGCGCGAACAAGCGTATGAAATGCTGGACCGCCATGTGCGGGAGCATCTGGATATGGAGAAGATTTATTCGTTTATTTCGGAAACTACAGTTGAAAAGAGGTGA
- a CDS encoding class I SAM-dependent methyltransferase: MAVLHGPLAIDFEQLWKEGMLDWHGNMPERMKNDALEEAFWAQSMQKKSYKQTDAHAVPIYEKIRQYIPKGASCLEMGPGWGNYTFPLREDVGKLTLVDGSRSVLDYLQQYFIEDDAVNFVHAKWEEADVEHHDIVIGVNCYYRIYEMNKALLKMNDRAKKRAIIGLTTGPTQPHYDVLAKEYHYEIKYPRRDYIEILNMLYQLGIYADCEMLALERMYSYESYDALYAAQSKKILTDSFDWQHVKEALARYVTEEEDRIVYRHKFYAAIISWEPVK; this comes from the coding sequence ATGGCTGTTTTACATGGGCCGCTCGCAATAGATTTTGAGCAGCTCTGGAAGGAAGGGATGCTCGACTGGCATGGGAATATGCCGGAACGGATGAAAAATGATGCGTTGGAAGAAGCCTTTTGGGCCCAATCAATGCAAAAAAAATCCTATAAGCAAACGGATGCACATGCCGTTCCAATTTATGAGAAGATTCGTCAGTACATACCTAAGGGGGCAAGCTGTCTGGAAATGGGCCCCGGTTGGGGGAATTATACATTTCCTCTAAGAGAAGATGTCGGAAAACTGACATTAGTTGATGGCTCAAGGAGTGTTTTGGACTACTTGCAGCAGTATTTCATAGAAGACGATGCGGTAAATTTTGTTCATGCAAAGTGGGAAGAAGCCGATGTCGAACATCATGATATAGTCATCGGTGTCAATTGCTATTACCGGATATATGAAATGAATAAGGCACTGCTGAAAATGAATGACCGGGCAAAGAAACGAGCGATCATAGGGTTAACGACAGGACCGACACAGCCACATTATGATGTGTTAGCGAAAGAATATCATTATGAGATTAAATATCCGAGAAGAGATTATATTGAAATTTTAAATATGCTGTATCAGTTAGGGATTTATGCAGATTGCGAAATGTTGGCATTGGAACGCATGTATTCCTATGAAAGTTATGATGCATTGTATGCGGCACAAAGTAAAAAAATCTTAACGGATTCATTTGATTGGCAGCATGTAAAAGAAGCGCTTGCCCGGTATGTTACAGAAGAGGAAGACAGAATTGTATACCGGCATAAATTTTATGCGGCGATTATTAGTTGGGAGCCGGTAAAGTAA
- a CDS encoding FecCD family ABC transporter permease: protein MNKNKFWLWMPILVVVLLASIIGAIMVGSVGITPQLIIEVLLYKTGMLSETNASNAQQVIIWEIRVPRVLLALLVGASLAISGAAIQALVKNSIADPYILGVSSGASVGATSVILFGAFSFFGIFALSFAAFLGAIFAVMIVFLLARVSGKTSMIRLLLSGIAVSMVLGAMTNFMLMISKEQGGVQAVMFWMLGSLGGAKWSNIGIPFITFCIVFPLLLLSYRQLNALLLGEETASTLGINIERFRLFIIIIVSLLTGVVVAVSGSIGFVGLIVPHIVRMIVGSNYKVVLPLSALVGAIIIIWADMGARIAIAPEEMPIGIITALWGSPFFIWMLRRQRYAFGEGE from the coding sequence ATGAACAAAAATAAATTTTGGCTATGGATGCCTATTCTAGTCGTTGTGCTCTTAGCATCCATTATAGGAGCGATTATGGTAGGTTCTGTAGGAATCACACCCCAGTTAATTATTGAAGTATTACTTTATAAAACAGGAATGTTGAGTGAAACAAATGCATCAAATGCCCAACAAGTCATCATTTGGGAAATTCGTGTACCGCGCGTGTTATTGGCACTTTTAGTAGGGGCTTCCCTAGCAATATCGGGCGCAGCAATCCAGGCTTTAGTAAAGAATTCGATTGCAGATCCATACATATTAGGTGTATCCTCGGGTGCTTCCGTCGGGGCGACTTCGGTCATTTTATTCGGGGCCTTCAGTTTTTTCGGTATATTTGCCTTATCGTTTGCCGCATTTCTAGGTGCCATTTTCGCCGTAATGATTGTCTTTTTACTTGCCCGCGTAAGCGGGAAAACTTCAATGATTCGATTGCTGTTATCGGGTATAGCGGTTTCCATGGTGTTGGGTGCCATGACAAACTTCATGTTAATGATTTCAAAAGAACAAGGCGGTGTTCAGGCTGTCATGTTTTGGATGCTTGGCAGTTTAGGGGGGGCAAAGTGGTCCAATATCGGAATACCTTTTATTACTTTTTGTATTGTATTTCCGTTATTGCTACTGAGCTACCGTCAACTGAACGCACTGTTGCTTGGTGAAGAAACAGCCTCGACGTTAGGGATCAATATTGAACGGTTCAGGCTGTTCATTATTATTATCGTGTCATTACTTACGGGCGTTGTTGTTGCGGTTAGCGGGAGTATCGGATTTGTCGGTCTCATTGTCCCGCATATTGTGCGCATGATTGTCGGGTCCAATTATAAAGTCGTTTTACCGCTGAGTGCGCTGGTTGGGGCCATTATTATCATATGGGCGGATATGGGGGCACGTATAGCCATTGCACCGGAAGAAATGCCGATTGGGATTATTACAGCATTATGGGGAAGCCCATTCTTTATTTGGATGCTTCGTCGTCAGCGCTATGCATTTGGGGAAGGAGAATAA
- a CDS encoding ABC transporter ATP-binding protein: protein MIQLHKVQYSVDEKDILKSISLEIIEGKFIGIIGPNGSGKSTMLKILYRHLKQSSGKVTLHEQEVWDISPKKLARQMAVVSQESTVLFDFTVRDLVMMGRTPYKGWLSADNSEDVLIADRSMELANVAHLANRTLSNLSGGEKKRVMLARALAQQASILVLDEPTNHLDIEHQLHLMDLVKDLPITIIAALHDLNLAAAYCDELIVMNGGTLHIQGTPENVLTTTMLKEVFKIDAGISKNPFTEKMHLFFYTNTKIDTKGETQ from the coding sequence ATGATCCAGCTACATAAAGTTCAATATTCGGTGGATGAAAAGGACATTTTGAAAAGCATTTCTTTGGAAATCATCGAAGGAAAATTTATAGGGATTATTGGTCCGAACGGCAGCGGAAAATCAACGATGCTTAAGATTTTGTACCGTCACCTGAAACAATCATCCGGCAAAGTAACTTTACATGAGCAGGAAGTTTGGGATATTTCCCCGAAAAAACTGGCGAGACAAATGGCGGTCGTTAGTCAGGAGTCAACTGTATTATTTGACTTTACTGTAAGAGATTTGGTGATGATGGGACGTACCCCATATAAAGGGTGGCTTAGCGCGGATAACTCTGAAGATGTGTTGATTGCGGACAGAAGTATGGAATTAGCCAATGTTGCCCATTTGGCGAACCGTACACTTAGCAATTTATCGGGAGGGGAGAAAAAGCGGGTCATGCTTGCACGTGCATTGGCACAGCAGGCAAGCATTCTTGTCCTGGATGAACCGACAAACCATTTGGATATTGAACACCAGCTTCATTTAATGGATTTAGTCAAAGATTTACCGATTACGATTATTGCGGCGTTACATGATTTAAATTTAGCTGCTGCTTATTGTGATGAGTTGATTGTTATGAACGGTGGAACATTACATATTCAAGGTACACCGGAAAATGTATTGACGACAACGATGTTAAAAGAAGTATTTAAAATTGATGCAGGGATTTCCAAAAATCCGTTTACAGAGAAAATGCATTTGTTTTTTTATACGAATACAAAGATAGATACAAAAGGAGAAACACAATGA
- a CDS encoding ABC transporter substrate-binding protein, whose protein sequence is MKLRKKIWAPFALASALILGACSNDEPTVEQAKADTEETVQSVTIENEGISITYDEAPKKAISINQHVTEVMLALGLEDSMVGTAYLDDQIYPPLQEAYDQVPVMAEQYPSKEQIISSEADFIYGGWASAFNEKNVMSREEMEQLGIGSYLQSSSVKVAPELEDIYTDIHNIAKIFRVEERGETLIEDMNADIEKITEKIPAMDKPIDVLVFDSGDKDVFTATQNFMNTLIKMAGANNIFGDIEKNWATVSKEDAVERNPEAIIVIDYGSTTAEEKINFLKNDSALSQTPAVQNEHFVVLPLSAASEGVRVAEALEIIAKGLYPDSF, encoded by the coding sequence ATGAAACTACGTAAAAAAATTTGGGCACCGTTTGCTTTGGCATCCGCATTAATTTTAGGGGCATGTTCAAACGATGAGCCAACTGTAGAACAGGCAAAAGCGGATACCGAGGAAACGGTCCAGTCAGTAACAATTGAAAATGAAGGCATATCCATTACATATGATGAAGCACCAAAAAAAGCGATTTCCATTAACCAGCATGTAACGGAAGTGATGCTTGCACTTGGTTTGGAAGATTCAATGGTAGGAACAGCTTACTTGGATGACCAGATTTATCCTCCATTACAGGAAGCATATGACCAAGTTCCGGTAATGGCTGAACAATATCCTTCGAAAGAACAGATCATCTCGTCAGAAGCCGATTTCATTTATGGTGGATGGGCAAGTGCCTTCAATGAGAAAAACGTCATGTCACGTGAAGAAATGGAACAATTGGGAATTGGCAGTTACCTGCAGTCTTCCTCTGTAAAAGTCGCGCCGGAGCTAGAGGATATTTATACGGATATTCATAATATCGCAAAAATCTTCCGTGTTGAAGAGCGCGGTGAAACATTGATAGAAGATATGAACGCAGATATTGAAAAGATTACAGAAAAAATTCCTGCAATGGACAAGCCAATCGATGTCCTAGTATTTGATAGTGGGGATAAAGATGTATTTACAGCAACACAGAACTTTATGAACACTTTAATTAAAATGGCCGGAGCAAATAATATTTTTGGGGATATCGAGAAAAACTGGGCAACGGTTTCAAAAGAAGATGCGGTTGAGCGTAATCCGGAAGCTATCATTGTCATCGATTACGGTTCTACAACAGCAGAGGAAAAAATTAATTTCCTGAAAAATGATTCTGCACTGAGCCAAACACCGGCAGTACAAAATGAGCATTTTGTTGTTCTGCCATTATCGGCTGCATCAGAAGGTGTTCGAGTGGCAGAAGCGCTTGAAATTATTGCTAAAGGTCTTTACCCGGATTCATTCTGA
- a CDS encoding sulfite reductase, translated as MQEYAKKNFEKALQLPMPNKTFAKLKAMDDYIALIVRPGLINKHLSSDQLIVLANLEESGAVKYSAGHSFIVTVHRSNVEQAMEKLTEVNLYVASQTPSALFKCCDFCDGDLLDGLPLAKDLLEQVEQMPLKNRVRIGFNACTKACYNAVQDDLALIFHNGKVDIYGGAIPMGRRASSGQLLLKKVPENIVIDVVKNILEKYNSSSIDKFAAFVHKNKTYFDQLEEGGFYDNLELSTNAASSVNL; from the coding sequence ATGCAGGAATATGCTAAGAAAAATTTCGAGAAGGCGTTGCAGCTGCCGATGCCGAACAAGACTTTTGCAAAGTTAAAAGCAATGGATGACTATATCGCATTAATTGTACGGCCCGGGTTAATAAACAAACACTTATCAAGTGATCAGCTGATTGTATTAGCGAATCTTGAAGAATCAGGCGCTGTAAAATATTCTGCCGGCCATAGTTTTATCGTTACTGTTCATCGTTCAAATGTGGAGCAGGCGATGGAAAAATTAACGGAAGTGAATTTGTATGTGGCATCCCAAACACCAAGTGCATTATTTAAATGTTGTGACTTTTGTGATGGGGATTTGTTAGACGGTTTACCACTTGCAAAGGACTTGCTGGAACAAGTTGAACAAATGCCGTTAAAAAACAGAGTTCGCATCGGTTTTAATGCATGTACAAAAGCATGCTATAATGCGGTCCAGGATGACCTGGCACTCATTTTTCATAATGGCAAAGTGGACATTTACGGTGGCGCGATTCCAATGGGGAGGCGTGCCAGTTCCGGGCAACTGTTGTTAAAAAAAGTACCGGAAAATATAGTAATTGATGTTGTGAAAAATATATTAGAGAAGTACAATTCGTCATCAATAGATAAGTTTGCCGCATTCGTGCACAAAAATAAAACGTACTTTGACCAACTAGAAGAAGGAGGATTCTATGACAACTTGGAACTTAGCACAAATGCAGCGTCATCTGTTAATTTGTAA
- a CDS encoding CbiX/SirB N-terminal domain-containing protein, producing the protein MTTWNLAQMQRHLLICNGATCMGAGAEEVTQQIRDEIRKNRLDEMIHTSRTRCNGRCKDKCVVIDYPNGTWYSVQNEETSRAIVQDTAEESSIIYSVEHGERIRHENRIKGIDKYKKGRGPMKKAVLFVGHGSRLEAGNEEVRQFVEQMKTYIDPALLVETCFLEFAAPNIEDGIQLCIEKGADEVHVIPIILLHAGHSKLHIPAEIEHAREHFPDVRFTYGQTIGIHEEIFEILKSRLSEVGFNPDEKHEDTAILLIARGGSDPYANGDFYKITRLLWEKLDVPIVESAFMGVTTPSVEQGIERCIRLGAKKIVMLPYFLFTGVLMERMAKMVQQFTEQYEDVDFLLANYFGYHPNLKKVLLERMEQALDGTSTGMIDLENFRKYAEEHGYEHHHHH; encoded by the coding sequence ATGACAACTTGGAACTTAGCACAAATGCAGCGTCATCTGTTAATTTGTAACGGGGCGACTTGCATGGGTGCCGGTGCGGAAGAAGTAACACAGCAAATCCGGGATGAAATTCGCAAAAATCGACTGGATGAAATGATTCATACATCGCGTACCCGATGTAATGGGCGTTGTAAAGATAAATGCGTTGTCATCGATTATCCGAACGGAACATGGTATTCCGTTCAAAACGAGGAAACCTCACGCGCCATTGTGCAGGATACCGCTGAAGAATCATCCATTATTTATTCGGTGGAACACGGGGAAAGAATCCGTCATGAAAATCGGATTAAAGGGATCGATAAATATAAAAAAGGAAGAGGACCAATGAAAAAAGCAGTATTATTTGTTGGCCACGGAAGCAGATTGGAGGCAGGGAATGAGGAAGTACGTCAGTTTGTCGAGCAGATGAAAACGTACATTGACCCAGCACTTCTTGTTGAAACATGTTTTTTAGAGTTTGCAGCCCCGAACATTGAAGATGGAATTCAGCTATGTATTGAAAAGGGTGCGGATGAAGTTCATGTAATACCGATCATCCTATTACATGCAGGACACTCAAAACTGCATATTCCAGCCGAAATCGAACATGCTAGAGAGCATTTTCCGGATGTTCGCTTTACATATGGTCAAACAATCGGGATTCACGAAGAGATTTTCGAAATTCTTAAGTCCCGATTATCAGAAGTCGGCTTCAATCCTGATGAAAAACATGAAGACACAGCTATCTTACTCATTGCTCGTGGCGGTAGTGACCCATATGCAAACGGCGATTTCTATAAAATTACCCGTTTGTTGTGGGAAAAGCTGGACGTTCCAATCGTAGAAAGTGCGTTTATGGGCGTGACGACTCCATCTGTAGAACAAGGGATTGAGCGTTGTATCAGACTCGGTGCCAAAAAGATTGTGATGTTACCATACTTTTTGTTTACAGGCGTGTTGATGGAACGAATGGCTAAAATGGTCCAGCAGTTTACAGAGCAATATGAAGATGTCGATTTTTTACTTGCAAATTATTTCGGCTACCATCCTAATTTGAAGAAAGTATTGTTGGAGCGCATGGAACAGGCACTGGACGGTACTTCTACAGGTATGATCGATTTAGAGAATTTCCGCAAATATGCAGAAGAACATGGATATGAACACCACCATCATCATTAA
- the cbiB gene encoding adenosylcobinamide-phosphate synthase CbiB, which produces MYFIICVTAVLIDCIVGDPKKWTHPVIYIGNMITFFERKWNHGGKRLIKGLLTVFLTVSITTGTVFLVVILAMKVHFMLWLAVEIFLISLALAQKSLKEAAILVYDSLEANDLPDARNYLSWIVGRDTKHLDEPEIVRGVIETVSENTSDGVTAPLMYALCFGATGAWCYKAINTLDSMIGYKNERYGEFGYAAAKLDDVANYLPSRISGWFLLLFTKCEMKQPLKHRFKNWLKDAKKHPSPNSGYLEAATAVQLGIRLGGYNRYGGVESFRAYMGEPYETIQRIHIKKAIQHMYVCTWCVVITGGIVYAIACAWS; this is translated from the coding sequence ATGTATTTTATTATTTGTGTAACCGCAGTGCTCATCGATTGCATTGTTGGGGATCCGAAAAAATGGACGCACCCCGTCATTTATATCGGCAACATGATTACTTTTTTCGAAAGGAAATGGAATCATGGCGGTAAACGACTGATAAAAGGCTTGCTGACGGTTTTTCTCACCGTAAGTATTACAACGGGAACAGTGTTTTTAGTTGTTATTCTCGCAATGAAAGTTCATTTTATGCTTTGGTTGGCGGTCGAAATCTTTTTGATTAGTTTAGCCCTGGCACAGAAATCGTTAAAAGAAGCAGCGATACTCGTTTACGATTCCTTGGAAGCGAACGATTTACCCGACGCAAGGAACTATTTAAGCTGGATTGTGGGCCGTGATACGAAACATTTGGATGAACCCGAAATTGTACGAGGTGTCATCGAAACAGTTTCGGAAAATACGAGTGACGGCGTGACTGCACCGCTCATGTACGCGTTATGTTTCGGGGCAACCGGTGCATGGTGCTATAAAGCGATTAATACGCTGGATTCGATGATCGGGTATAAAAATGAACGCTATGGGGAGTTTGGATATGCTGCTGCTAAATTGGATGATGTTGCGAATTATTTGCCCAGCAGAATTTCCGGGTGGTTCCTACTTCTATTTACGAAGTGTGAAATGAAACAGCCGCTAAAACACCGCTTTAAAAACTGGCTAAAAGATGCAAAAAAACATCCAAGCCCGAACAGCGGATATTTGGAAGCTGCTACTGCCGTTCAGTTAGGAATCCGATTAGGCGGGTATAACCGTTATGGCGGGGTGGAATCATTTAGAGCTTATATGGGTGAACCATATGAAACGATTCAAAGAATACATATTAAAAAAGCGATCCAGCACATGTATGTATGTACATGGTGTGTTGTGATAACAGGGGGAATAGTGTATGCAATTGCCTGCGCATGGAGCTAA
- a CDS encoding pyridoxal phosphate-dependent aminotransferase has product MQLPAHGANAAALYKAMNVKMPEQVIDVSENVNYLGLPKQVEEEWPNLFVKIAGYPDEQAEPFRSKAAEFHKVAVHHVVVTNGAAECLMALAQYFKGKDIALLQPTFSEYARTLKQQDCVIHSILAEDFCHYRFNNELLEKQLKQVHACYICNPNNPTGVLLKKHWIEQLIKKFPHCNFVVDEAFMDWTDESESVVSLVNTYPNLIVVRSMTKMYALAGIRLGYVIGQNAEKLRNYLPHWNVSAIANEIGCLCLHDKDFVMESRKTSSKLRSQMVADLQLLGCKVSDSAANFLLFQLQEQYNPDEMFKYLLERGIVLRHTRNYAGLDGKWFRIAVKSEEIWTKCKDELTNYVKNH; this is encoded by the coding sequence ATGCAATTGCCTGCGCATGGAGCTAATGCAGCTGCGTTGTATAAAGCGATGAATGTAAAAATGCCGGAGCAGGTAATCGATGTTAGTGAAAATGTCAATTATCTGGGGTTACCAAAGCAAGTAGAGGAAGAGTGGCCGAACCTTTTTGTAAAAATTGCCGGATATCCGGATGAACAAGCCGAACCATTTCGTTCTAAAGCAGCAGAATTTCACAAAGTGGCAGTCCATCACGTTGTTGTGACAAACGGTGCAGCAGAATGTTTAATGGCTTTGGCGCAGTATTTCAAAGGAAAGGACATTGCTCTGTTACAGCCAACATTTTCGGAGTATGCAAGAACATTAAAACAGCAGGATTGTGTCATTCATTCTATTTTGGCAGAGGATTTTTGTCACTATCGGTTTAACAATGAATTGCTGGAAAAACAGCTGAAACAGGTCCATGCTTGTTATATTTGCAATCCGAATAATCCTACAGGCGTATTACTGAAAAAACATTGGATTGAACAGTTGATAAAAAAATTTCCGCATTGTAATTTTGTTGTCGATGAAGCATTCATGGACTGGACCGATGAATCGGAGAGTGTCGTTTCATTAGTGAACACTTATCCTAATTTAATTGTCGTACGTTCCATGACGAAAATGTACGCACTGGCTGGCATTCGTCTTGGTTATGTTATCGGACAAAACGCGGAAAAACTACGAAATTACTTGCCCCACTGGAATGTAAGCGCCATCGCAAATGAAATCGGCTGTCTCTGTTTACACGACAAGGATTTTGTAATGGAATCCCGTAAAACAAGCAGCAAATTACGCAGTCAGATGGTGGCGGACTTACAATTACTTGGTTGTAAAGTATCAGACAGTGCAGCAAATTTTTTGCTGTTTCAATTGCAGGAACAATATAATCCGGATGAAATGTTTAAATATTTATTGGAGCGGGGAATCGTTTTGCGCCATACAAGAAACTATGCCGGTCTTGACGGTAAATGGTTTCGAATCGCTGTCAAAAGTGAAGAAATCTGGACAAAGTGCAAGGATGAACTAACGAATTATGTCAAAAATCATTAA
- a CDS encoding histidine phosphatase family protein encodes MSKIINYYRHGETVWNKEGRLQGWLDSELTAKGMEQAMSVTWNPEIVFSSDLTRAVKTAHLMFPDHIIQKNKNLREINLGHWQGSYIKELQQDEQYCCYMNSPEMFINTTQESFQDVTNRMIAFHQYLLQLPYERIAVVSHGVAIACLISSLHKQPYDKLWSYLLNGAACFSIEGNSEQVHKDIFVQ; translated from the coding sequence ATGTCAAAAATCATTAACTACTACCGTCATGGAGAAACTGTCTGGAATAAAGAAGGGCGGCTGCAAGGATGGCTCGACTCGGAATTAACGGCAAAAGGAATGGAACAGGCAATGTCCGTTACATGGAATCCGGAAATCGTATTTTCCAGTGATCTCACTCGGGCAGTAAAAACAGCACATCTCATGTTTCCTGACCATATCATTCAAAAAAATAAAAATTTGCGTGAAATCAACTTAGGGCATTGGCAAGGCAGCTACATTAAGGAACTTCAACAGGATGAACAGTATTGTTGCTACATGAATTCCCCTGAAATGTTTATCAATACGACTCAGGAATCTTTTCAAGACGTAACGAACCGAATGATCGCATTTCACCAGTATTTATTACAGTTACCTTATGAGAGAATCGCTGTCGTTTCTCACGGTGTTGCTATTGCCTGTTTGATTTCCTCGCTCCATAAACAGCCATACGACAAGCTATGGAGTTATTTGTTGAATGGTGCTGCTTGTTTTTCGATAGAAGGGAATAGCGAACAAGTACATAAAGATATTTTTGTACAGTAA
- a CDS encoding NAD(P)/FAD-dependent oxidoreductase, translating to MIYDVCVIGGGPAGMFSAFYSASRRMNTVLIEGNHELGGRLNLFLNYEIYDIPGQFGILAQNYKKALIEQLKVSKANVFLGEIVEEIEKIDELFYVTTSKQTILAKTVIAATGNGFSEVKRIEHAHISEKIQYDPPAFKQYDGPIAVIGHTPMAADWAIQLMGYGNAVTLYTDQELNLQSILMDGLANNNIPVYDFADFNDRAYVAVFCHIGSKKRTIDFKGRIKQRDNGLTSFCGYFVAGDARYEQGKLKLIQGATHDAMQAVNAAFQYIHEGANYQPIVSTHDPIFKEWVKEAY from the coding sequence ATGATTTACGATGTTTGTGTAATCGGCGGTGGTCCTGCCGGAATGTTCAGTGCATTTTATAGTGCATCTAGAAGGATGAACACGGTATTAATTGAAGGCAATCATGAACTGGGGGGAAGACTGAATCTATTTTTAAACTATGAGATTTACGATATTCCCGGTCAGTTTGGGATTTTGGCACAGAATTATAAAAAAGCGCTGATTGAACAATTAAAAGTAAGTAAAGCTAATGTGTTCCTTGGAGAAATTGTTGAGGAAATTGAAAAGATTGACGAATTGTTTTATGTAACGACATCTAAGCAAACGATTCTAGCTAAAACTGTCATTGCGGCAACCGGCAATGGATTTAGTGAAGTAAAAAGAATCGAACATGCGCACATCTCGGAAAAAATACAGTATGACCCGCCAGCTTTCAAACAATATGATGGACCAATTGCAGTAATCGGACATACACCGATGGCAGCGGATTGGGCAATTCAGTTGATGGGTTATGGAAATGCGGTTACATTATATACCGACCAAGAGCTGAATTTACAGTCTATTTTAATGGATGGACTTGCCAACAATAACATTCCGGTTTATGATTTCGCAGATTTTAATGACCGGGCTTATGTGGCTGTCTTTTGCCATATTGGTTCAAAGAAACGTACGATTGATTTTAAAGGGCGCATAAAGCAAAGAGATAATGGTTTAACGAGTTTTTGCGGATATTTTGTAGCAGGGGATGCCCGCTATGAGCAAGGTAAACTGAAACTTATACAAGGTGCAACACATGATGCCATGCAGGCAGTTAATGCTGCCTTTCAATATATACACGAAGGGGCCAATTACCAACCGATAGTTTCAACACATGACCCGATTTTTAAAGAATGGGTGAAAGAAGCATATTAA